The following are encoded together in the Macadamia integrifolia cultivar HAES 741 chromosome 10, SCU_Mint_v3, whole genome shotgun sequence genome:
- the LOC122090895 gene encoding uncharacterized protein DDB_G0271670: MLSLKLVRSLVLGETINNPLLLNQNHHDPSHDEVHSHTHDDIHTHQRSSSRRESKNGGTKTKTPLLIFLPTREVVRDTYRLATIARDMGMDLYPSPSLSHVIFLWPSSPSSSSSSSSSSSPSVPSLWSSSSSSWSFSGDAIALPFPSLTTASTAQLRSFVGLSKGLFKLAFCSFSSNSRNSSSGDGDNASHWDCSSLSLYSRLSGDRIDSMDGFCRALAGMGWTLFKTKNNPSLVSSDGNSNGVKSVHLFRKVDSNKLRASQSNGGGEPISGEYRIRELRLPPLDFRNAPLRILQYVMLMTDDLFYLA; this comes from the coding sequence atgctCTCATTAAAGCTGGTACGCTCTCTGGTTTTGGGGGAGACCATTAACAATCCTCTCCTATTAAACCAAAATCACCATGACCCTTCTCACGATGAAGTCCATAGTCACACCCATGATGATATCCACACCCATCAaagaagcagcagcagaagagagagcaagaatggtggaaccaaaacaaaaaccccATTACTTATCTTTCTTCCTACCAGAGAGGTTGTTAGGGATACCTACAGATTAGCCACCATTGCCAGAGACATGGGCATGGATTTATACCCCAGCCCATCTCTCTCCCATGTCATCTTCTTATGGCCATCATCACCATCGTCGTCgtcctcctcctcatcatcttcatcaccaTCTGTACCATCCTTAtggtcatcgtcatcatcatcatggtCTTTCTCAGGAGATGCCATTGCTCTCCCCTTTCCTTCCCTCACCACTGCTTCAACTGCTCAGCTTCGCAGCTTTGTTGGCCTTTCCAAAGGCCTCTTCAAGCTTGCCTTTTGCAGCTTCAGCAGTAATAGCCGCAACAGTAGCAGCGGCGATGGAGATAATGCCAGTCACTGGGACTGTTCTTCGCTTTCTTTGTATTCCCGATTGAGTGGTGATCGTATCGATAGCATGGATGGCTTCTGCAGAGCCCTAGCTGGAATGGGTTGGACTCTGTTCAAGACCAAGAACAACCCATCTCTTGTTTCCAGTGATGGAAATTCTAATGGTGTCAAGTCTGTGCATCTCTTCAGGAAGGTTGACTCTAATAAGCTACGGGCATCGCAATCGAATGGAGGTGGTGAACCCATATCTGGGGAGTACAGAATTAGAGAGCTGAGGTtgcctcctttggatttcaggAATGCCCCTTTAAGGATTTTGCAGTACGTTATGCTAATGACTGATGATCTCTTCTATCTTGCGTGA